The Miscanthus floridulus cultivar M001 chromosome 17, ASM1932011v1, whole genome shotgun sequence genome has a window encoding:
- the LOC136517780 gene encoding protein BUNDLE SHEATH DEFECTIVE 2, chloroplastic-like, giving the protein MAATASVTTTAPSPPALVKASPSSSLISFRPVSGRCKHLCVKTKATENDQSAKKPQKVNSILCQDCKGNGAIACTKCEGSGVNSVDYFEGRFKAGALCWLCRGKREILCGSCNGAGFLGGFMSTFDETAQ; this is encoded by the exons ATGGCGGCCACGGCGAGTGTCACTACCACTGCTCCCTCCCCTCCAGCTCTCGTCAAAGCATCGCCTTCTTCTTCGCTTATCTCCTTCCGCCCCGTCTCCGGCCGCTGCAAGCACCTGTGCGTCAAGACCAAG GCCACAGAAAATGACCAGTCTGCTAAAAAGCCTCAAAAGGTGAACAGCATTCTTTGCCAGGACTGCAAAGGAAATG GTGCGATCGCATGCACCAAATGTGAGGGAAGTGGGGTGAATTCTGTTGACTATTTTGAAGGCCGATTTAAAGCTGGAGCTTTATGCTGGCTTTGCAG AGGAAAGCGTGAAATCCTATGTGGGAGCTGTAATGGTGCTGGCTTCTTGGGTGGGTTTATGAGCACTTTTGATGAAACTGCGCAATAG
- the LOC136517779 gene encoding uncharacterized protein, with amino-acid sequence MRGSGGEGSGRRDGRPERRQAWVSSPIHTDKEKTADLWVPAGRLSFLRCFVQWLSVSVSMATQLATRGLPFASRGPPSCAASCSSCPPSSPQLGRRPSRRFRCSSPQVDAAAPPGKGGEYRPSFADDLLLAFFRSKMVEFNFGVLPPPLDTDKALKEPCLDICTNARRRRELGRNSSPDALSCPQV; translated from the exons ATGCGAGGAAGTGGTGGGGAGGGGAGTGGAAGAAGAGACGGACGGCCAGAAAGAAGACAAGCCTGGGTAAGCAGCCCAATCCACACTGATAAGGAGAAGACggctgacttgtgggtccctgCGGGCCGGCTATCTTTCCTCCGATGCTTTGTGCAGTGGTTGTCCGTGTCTGTGTCCATGGCGACGCAGCTCGCGACCCGGGGCCTCCCCTTCGCCTCACGCGGCCCGCCTTCTTGCGCCGCCTCCTGCTCCTCGTGCCCGCCCTCGTCTCCCCAGCTCGGTCGCCGGCCTAGCCGCCGGTTCCGCTGCTCCTCGCCACAG GTCGATGCAGCGGCGCCGCCGGGGAAGGGCGGCGAGTACCGTCCCTCCTTCGCGGACGACCTCCTCCTCGCCTTCTTCCGGAGCAAGATGGTGGAG TTCAACTTTGGGGTGCTGCCTCCACCTCTTGATACTGACAAAGCCCTCAAGGAACCGTGCTTGGACATTTGCACAAATGCGAGGCGGCGCAGAGAGCTAGGAAGAAATAGTAGCCCAGATGCGCTCAGTTGCCCCCAAGTTTGA